The following proteins are encoded in a genomic region of Neospora caninum Liverpool complete genome, chromosome XI:
- a CDS encoding Rab1-prov protein, related, which produces MQVPAGATASYDHLLKLLLIGDSGVGKSSILLRFSEDVFNEKQLSTIGVDFKVKAITVGDARLKLAIWDTAGQERFRTLTSSYYRGAQGIIMVYDVSNRQSFLDLQSWLDEIYRYSTNADAVIMLVANKIDKRTVEVERREGEAFAYQKGMLFVETSAKTRQGVDHAFEELVQKILDTPSLLENTSPVGAAPRQLSYSRDGDAVNAPSGCSC; this is translated from the exons ATGCAAGTTCCCGCGGGTGCGACCGCTAGCTATGACCACTTGCTCAAGCTTCTCCTTatcggcgacagcggcgtgGGGAAAAGCTCGATCCTGCTGCGATTTTCAGAGGACGTTTTCAACGAGAAACAACTCTCAACCATCG GCGTCGATTTCAAGGTGAAGGCAATAACGGTTGGAGATGCGAGGCTGAAACTCGCCATCTGGGACACAGCAGGACAGGAGCGATTTCGCACGCTCACTTCGTCTTACTACCGAGGTGCCCAGGGGATCATCATGGTCTA TGACGTGAGCAACCGCCAGTCGTTCTTGGATCTGCAGTCTTGGCTAGACGAGATCTACCGCTACTCCACGAATGCAGATGCCGTCATCATGCTCGTGGCGAACAAAATCGATAAA CGGACGGTCGAAGTCGAGcggcgcgagggagaagcttTTGCGTATCAGAAAGGAATGCTATTCGTGGAGACCTCGGCAAAGACGCGCCAGGGAGTCGATCACGCCTTTGAGGAGCTCGTGCAGAAG ATTCTCGACActccgtcgctcctcgaGAACACCTCCCCTGTGggcgctgcgcctcgccagctGTCTTACTCTCGCGACGGGGATGCGGTGAATGCGCCGTCGGGGTGTTCGTGTTAA